A part of Arachis hypogaea cultivar Tifrunner chromosome 12, arahy.Tifrunner.gnm2.J5K5, whole genome shotgun sequence genomic DNA contains:
- the LOC140177260 gene encoding uncharacterized protein: MEELASDKFNYLKVFNLEEMKFTSLPDNCFAKMKKHLRYLNLKGCSSLKTLPNSICDLQNLQCLNLPKCYNLQELPTNMKNLISLQYFFLTVKVTSLSSMNIGHFRQLKFLFLWYCTKLVYVPSAVGRLTALKKLVIHWCTELVNFEGEEEEKKKNVAAYSLNLQVLVINGSFKLEALSDWLYRATKLRYLRIWGGRMESFPTCFPSNSLEELQYISCRLLSFLPNNLDQFHNLQFLEIEDCPILSARYNRKTGLNLKKIAHIPHCEIDMQDQNDDDDEEDGGDAIKIKYEEKKGK; encoded by the exons ATGGAGGAATTGGCCTCTGACAAATTCAACTATCTAAAGGTTTTCAACTTAGAAGAGATGAAATTCACCTCATTGCCTGATAATTGTTTTGCCAAGATGAAGAAACACTTGAGATACCTCAATCTAAAAGGTTGTAGTAGTTTAAAAACACTCCCTAATTCCATTTGTGACTTGCAAAATCTACAATGTTTGAACCTTCCTAAATGTTACAACCTTCAAGAGCTTCCAACAAACATGAAAAATCTCATCAGCcttcaatatttttttctaactGTCAAAGTTACAAGTTTGTCCTCCATGAACATAGGACACTTTCGACAACTCAAATTCTTGTTTCTTTGGTATTGTACAAAGTTAGTGTATGTACCAAGTGCTGTTGGTCGGTTAACTGCTTTAAAGAAGCTAGTGATTCATTGGTGTACTGAACTGGTGAATTTcgaaggcgaagaagaagaaaaaaagaaaaatgtggcAGCCTATAGTTTGAACCTTCAAGTGCTTGTGATTAATGGATCATTCAAGTTGGAAGCTTTATCTGATTGGCTTTACAGAGCTACTAAATTGCGCTATTTGAGAATATGGGGAGGAAGAATGGAATCATTTCCCACATGCTTTCCAAGTAATTCTCTTGAAGAACTTCAATACATTTCTTGTAGACTCTTGTCATTTCTTCCCAACAACTTGGATCAATTTCATAATCTTCAATTCTTAGAGATAGAAGATTGTCCTATACTAAGTGCAAGGTATAACAGGAAGACAGGTctgaatttgaaaaaaattgctCATATCCCACATTGCGAG ATAGATATGCAAGAccagaatgatgatgatgatgaagaagatggaggagatgcaATCAAGATCAAATATGAAGAGAAGAAAGGGAAATAA